The Larus michahellis chromosome 16, bLarMic1.1, whole genome shotgun sequence genome has a segment encoding these proteins:
- the EXOSC10 gene encoding exosome complex component 10 translates to MAAAAGGGSGSAAAESPAGQEGRGEAAAPPAEAERGSAAAVLPGFGDADAFVKYALGTVVAATKASNGLPQPGDEYDFYRSFPGFRAYCETQGDHLLHCMSKVMQYHGCRSYVKDRSKVTELEDKFDMLVDSNDIILERVGILLDEAAGVKKNQQPVLPAGLQPPQTIISSWNRKVGESHKRTQSETFRLLHAKNISRPQLKFREKIDNSNTPFVPKLFIKPNALKPLPEALTKSGRERKERPEDLDVPAALADFIHQQRTQQTEQDMFAHPYQYELEHFSPPDGVLKKPEPQMYRPIKETPCHFITTLDELVDLNEKLMNCKEFALDLEHHSYRSFLGLTCLMQISTRTEDFIIDTLELRSDMNILNETFTDPAIVKVLHGADSDVEWLQKDFGLYLVNMFDTHQAARLLNLGRHSLDHLLKLYCNVDADKQYQLADWRIRPLPEEMIRYARDDTHYLLYIYDKVREALWEKGNEQPTQLQVVWQRSKDICLKKYIKPLFSDESYLELYRRQKKHLNTQQLAAFRLLFAWRDKMARQEDESTGYVLPNHMLLKIAEELPKEPQGIIACCNPIPPLVRQQINELHLLIQQAREMPLLKSEIAVTVKKRAPLSNPEKLENTFFGPHDSSRIPMDFQNNSVLEPAPVLEHGCLFSDSERTMNIQDVQPESSCLVATATVSIFSECDEDEGNEKTLTTAQQKAQRIMESFENPFRMYLPSEQNPAYVSQSAKFDPSSKIYEISNRWKLMSQTQPQKESKDETKKKAAQQSAARDQAQKVYKEATENIVSVRQQAMQEQANKKRERVMSETGTELPKQEKKRPKASQQPEELEAPKQFTPFDYSKSNFKVFAGSSKSKQSPQFDPTKQAYAGKKFAGANKLQQSGNRSMSYLAGKAERGSRHHWPKR, encoded by the exons atggcggccgccgccggcggggggagcggcaGCGCGGCAGCGGAGAGCCCCGCCGGGCAGGAGGGGCGAGGCGAGGCGGCAGCACCCCCGGCGGAGGCGGAgaggggcagcgcggcggcggtgCTGCCTGGCTTCGGCGACGCCGACGCCTTCGTCAAG TATGCTCTTGGCACAGTGGTAGCTGCAACAAAGGCATCTAATGGGCTTCCTCAGCCTGGCGATGAGTATGACTTCTACCGAAGCTTCCCTGGCTTCCGCGCGTACTGTGAAACACAGGGTGACCATCTCCTTCACTG CATGAGCAAAGTGATGCAATACCATGGCTGCCGTAGCTATGTGAAAGATCGCAGCAAAGTGACAGAGTTGGAAGATAAATTTGATATGCTGGTTGACTCCAATGACATCATTCTTGAAAGAGTG GGTATTTTACTGGATGAAGCAGCgggagtgaaaaaaaaccagcaaccaGTCCTCCCTGCTGGGTTACAGCCCCCACAGACGATCATTTCCAGCTGGAACCGCAAG GTGGGAGAATCTCACAAAAGAACTCAATCTGAAACCTTCCGACTGCTTCATGCTAAGAATATCTCTCGACCACAGCTTAAGTTTCGGGAAAAGATTGACAATTCCAACACTCCCTTTGTACCTAAACTTTTTATCAAGCCCAATGCTTTGAAACCTTTGCCTGAAG CCCTCACAAAAAGTGGACGGGAACGAAAGGAGCGGCCTGAAGACTTGGATGTACCAGCTGCTTTGGCAGACTTCATACACCAGCAGAGGACACAGCAAACTGAGCAAGACAT GTTTGCTCACCCTTACCAGTATGAACTGGAGCATTTTTCTCCACCAGATGGAGTTCTCAAGAAACCAGAACCCCAG ATGTACAGGCCCATCAAGGAAACACCCTGTCATTTTATCACCACACTGGATGAGCTGGTAGATCTAAACGAAAAGCTTATGAACTGTAAAGAATTTGCACTGGACTTAGAG CACCATTCCTACAGGAGCTTCCTGGGCTTGACGTGTCTGATGCAGATTTCCACACGAACAGAAGACTTCATTATTGATACACTGGAATTGCGCAGCGACATGAACATTCTCAACGAGACCTTCACAGACCCTGCAATTGTGAAG GTCCTTCATGGTGCCGATTCAGATGTGGAATGGCTGCAAAAAGACTTTGGTCTGTACTTGGTGAACATGTTTGATACTCACCAAGCTGCTCGTCTCCTCAATCTTGGCAGGCATTCTTTGGACCACTTGCTAAAGCTGTATTGCAATGTAGATGCTGACAAGCAGTACCAGCTGGCTGACTGGAGGATACG CCCTTTGCCAGAAGAAATGATTCGGTATGCCCGTGATGACACTCATTACTTGCTCTACATCTATGATAAAGTGAGGGAGGCGCTGTGGGAGAAAGGGAATGAGCAGCCCACTCAGCTGCAGGTTGTGTGGCAACGCAGCAAGGACATCTGCCTCAAG AAATACATCAAACCCCTCTTTTCAGATGAATCCTACCTTGAGCTCTACAGGAGGCAGAAAAAACATCTCAACACGCAGCAGCTGGCAGCATTTAGGTTGCTGTTTGCATGGAGAGACAAGATGGCGCGTCAAGAGGATGAGAGTACAGG ATACGTGCTACCAAATCATATGCTATTGAAGATAGCAGAGGAGCTTCCCAA AGAACCCCAGGGCATCATTGCTTGCTGTAATCCAATCCCACCACTAGTTCGCCAGCAGATTAATGAATTGCATCTTCTCATTCAGCAGGCCCGGGAGATGCCTCTTCTCAAG TCAGAGATTGCTGTGACAGTCAAGAAGAGAGCACCTCTATCCAACCCTGAG AAGCTGGAGAATACCTTCTTTGGACCACATGACAGTTCCCGGATTCCTATGGATTTTCAGAACAACTCTGTCTTGG agCCTGCACCAGTTTTGGAACATGGCTGTCTCTTTTCAGACAGTGAGAGGACAATGAATATTCAGGATGTTCAGCCAGAGTCATCATGTCTTGTTGCTACTGCCACTGTCAGCATATTCAGT gaatgtgaTGAAGATGAAGGAAATGAGAAGACTTTAACCACTGCACAGCAGAAAGCTCAGCGTATAATGGAGTCCTTTGAAAATCCGTTTAGAATG tACCTGCCTTCAGAACAGAACCCTGCCTATGTCTCTCAATCTGCGAAGTTTGACCCGTCATCAAAAATTTATGAA atcAGCAATCGATGGAAGTTGATGAGTCAGACACAACCACAGAAGGAGTCCAaggatgaaacaaaaaagaaagcagcccaGCAGTCAG CTGCTCGTGACCAAGCACAGAAGGTGTACAAAGAGGCAACAGAAAATATTGTGTCTGTTCGTCAGCAAGCTATG CAGGAACAAGCTAATAAGAAAAGGGAGAGGGTCATGAGTGAAACAGGAACAGAGTTGCCAAAACAAGAGAAGAAACGGCCAAAAGCCTCCCAGCAACCAGAGGAGCTGGAAGCACCGAAGCAGTTTACCCCCTTTGATTACAGCAAGTCCAACTTCAAAGTGTTTGCGG GAAGCAGCAAATCGAAGCAGTCGCCACAATTCGATCCTACCAAGCAAGCTTATGCAGGCAAG aaaTTTGCTGGAGCTAACAAACTTCAACAGTCTGGAAACAGAAGCATGTCCTACCTGGCGGGGAAAGCGGAGAG GGGTTCCAGGCACCACTGGCCGAAGAGATAG
- the SRM gene encoding spermidine synthase, which translates to MEGGAAALIREGWFRETCRLWPGQAMSLQVEELLHHQRSRYQEILVFRSTTYGNVLVLDGVIQCTERDEFSYQEMIANLPLCSHPDPRKVLIIGGGDGGVLREVVKHPTVESVVQCEIDEDVIQVSKKYLPGMAVGYSSAKLTLHVGDGFEFMKQNQEAFDVIITDSSDPMGPAESLFKESYYQLMKTALREDGILCCQGECQWLHLDLIKEMRQFCKSLFPVVEYAYCTIPTYPSGQIGFMLCSKNPNTNFREPVQQLSQQQVEERSLKYYNSDIHRAAFILPEFARKALSDV; encoded by the exons atggagggcggcgcggcggcgctgATCCGGGAGGGCTGGTTCCGAGAGACATGCCGGTTGTGGCCGGGGCAGGCCATGTCGCTGCAGGTGGAGGAGCTTCTGCACCACCAGCGCTCCCGCTACCAGGAGATACTCGTCTTCCGCAG cacTACCTACGGCAACGTCCTGGTCCTGGACGGGGTGATCCAGTGCACGGAGCGGGACGAGTTCTCCTACCAGGAAATGATCGCCaacctgcccctctgcagccaccCCGACCCCCGCAAG gTGCTGATCATCGGCGGCGGCGACGGGGGAGTGCTGCGAGAGGTGGTGAAACACCCCACCGTGGAGTCCGTGGTGCAGTGCGAAATTGATGAG GATGTGATCCAGGTATCCAAGAAATACCTCCCAGGGATGGCAGTGGGGTATTCCAGCGCTAAGCTGACCTTGCACGTGGGAGATGGTTTTGAGTTCATGAAACAAAATCAAGAAGCCTTTGATGTGATTATCACAGACTCGTCTGACCCCATGG GTCCTGCAGAAAGCTTATTCAAAGAATCTTACTACCAGCTGATGAAGACAGCCCTGCGAGAAGATGGGATTCTTTGCTGCCAAG GTGAGTGCCAGTGGCTGCACCTGGATCTCATTAAGGAGATGCGTCAGTTCTGCAAGTCTCTGTTCCCGGTTGTGGAATACGCCTATTGCACCATCCCCACATATCCCAGCGGGCAGATTGGCTTCATGCTCTGCAGCAAGAACCCA AACACAAATTTCCGGGAGCCTGTGCAGCAGCTCTCACAGCAACAAGTAGAGGAGAGGAGTCTGAAATACTACAACTCTGACATTCATCGGGCGGCTTTCATTCTGCCAGAGTTTGCACGGAAG GCCCTGAGCGATGTGTGA